In the Pedobacter cryoconitis genome, TTTTACCTGGACAGCCGCAAACGCTGATGGACTGGCTACTGGGTTTACAGCATCTGGGTCTGGCCCGATTAATCAGGTCATCACCAATACAAACGCAACCACTAATGCCGTAATCATCTATACCATTACACCCAAAAGCAATGGATGTGATGGTGTGCCCTATACTTTTACTGTAACGGTTACCCCTATACCAGTGGTCACGGCAACCGCAGCTCAACCTGTAATCTGCGGAAATGAAGCTGCCGGAATTACACTGAGTTCCACCATAGCGAATACTCAATATACCTGGACAAGTACTGCTACTGCAGGTATTAACGGAAATACAAATCAAGCCGTTCCAATTGCGGTCTCTGCTATCCAGGATATTTTAGTGAACAGCGGTGCGGTGCAAGGCACTGTGACTTATATTATCACTCCGGTTTCTACTACCGGCTGCCAGGGGACACCAATTACTCTTGTTGTCAAGGTTGATGCAGCAATTACAATTGCCAATGCCGGGCCTGCACAAACTTTATGCGCCAAAACAGTGACATCGCTTGCCGGAAATACTCCTAAAGCAGGGGAAACAGGGCAATGGTCTGTAGTTTCAGGAACATTGGTAATTGCTGATCCATCAAATCCACAGACACAGGTCACCGGGCTTACCCCAGGCCAGGCTTACGTATTAAAATGGACCATCAGAGGTGCCGCAAATTGTACACCAACAGCGTCAGAAGTCACGATTAACAACCTTTTGCCAATCAGCAATACCATTACCAGCAGCAGTACTGAAGTTTGCTACGGACAAACGATTGACATCAATGGCGATATGCCAACTGGCGGAACCGGGACTTATACTTATCTCTGGGAAAGCAGCGCAGACAATGGAGTTACATGGAATGTGATCAGTGGTGAGACTTTCAAAGATTTAAATTTCAAACTCTTAACGACTTTAAGCTTCCGCAGAACGGTAACCAGTGGTCCCTGCCCTATGCTCAGCAATGTAATTCACGTGATCGCACAGCCACCAATCGGCAATAATACAATAGCTGCCGATCAAACGATCTGTACCGGATTAATCCCTGCTGCATTGACTGGCAGCACACCTACCGGAGCTGATGGTCATTTTAATTATCAGTGGCAATCCAGTCCTGATGATGCTGTATGGACGGATATTAGCGGCGCTGTATTTTCAGGTTATACGCCTCTGGCTTTGACAAATACCACTTTTTACAGACGTATAGTAAGTACACAAGCTTGTAACGGAGCTTTACAAAGTATCAGTCCTTCGGTAAAAATCACAGTCAAACCAAATGCGAAAGCTGAATATACTTTCACAGCAGATAATGGCTGTATTCCCTTTGTTTTAAATATAACAGCTGTTCCCTATCCTGACCGTAATGCTACTTATACCTGGTATGCTGACGGTGTGCAAATCGGAACAGGCAGTGATTTTCCCGGTTATACGATCAAAGTCAGCAATACTACTGTGGTGATCAAACTCGTAGTGACCAGCAGCCTGGGCTGTACACAGGATGAATTCAGCCATAACTTTAGTACGATTGAGAATGTTTTGCCTGCTTTTACCCAAAGTGCAACGGAGGGTTGCGGCCCGCTGAAAGTCAACTTTATCAATACTTCTACTTCTCTGACCAATGCGACTTTTTTCTGGGATTTTGGAAATGGGGTAACTACGACACAGGTAATGCCCGGACAAGTTACCTTCCAGCCAGATCCGCTGGGCAAGGATACGACCTATAAAGTTTCGCTGACTGCGACCACTTCATGCGGAAATGTCACCGTGGTTTCGGGCGTATTTGTAAAGGCCAGACCCATTGCTTTATTTTCACCTGATAAAACGGTAGGCTGCTCTCCTATGAAGGTAACTTTCAGCAATACTTCTCCCGGAGGGACCAATACCTATTATTATGATTTCGGAGACGGGACATTGCTAACCAAAAATGACAAATCACCAGTAGAACATACCTACACTACTGGTGCTGTTAAAGATTACGTGGTAAAAATGGTTGCCCAGAATGAGTGCGGACGGGAAGAGACGTCTTATACGATCCGGGTATCTCCGAATACCATTTTACCAGAACTGGTTGTAAATGCAGATGAAAAAGAAGGTTGTGCACCTTTAAAGGTTAACTTTTATAACAATAGTAAAGGAGCAAGCAGTTTTCAATATGATTTTGGAGATGGAACTACTTTGGTTACCAGGTCTGCGCCTGAAGTTGTGACGCATACTTTTACTACTTCAGGAACATTTACAGTGAAGCTGACAGCTTCAAACGGATGTTCGGACACCACAACTACCGAAACTATTAAAGTACTTCCTCAGCCAGTTGTAGCCTTTACCGGTGACATGCTACTGGGCTGCCCCGGACTTGTTGTACAATTTAAAAATACCAGCAGTGGTGGAATCAGTTATTTATGGGACTTTGGAGATGGAACGACATCTGCCGAATTTGAGCCCAAACATACTTTTGATGGTAGCAAGGAATTTTATACAGTTACCTTAACGGCGACGAATACCTTAGGCTGTTCCAATGCTTCGGTATTGACTGATTATATCCACATTGTCCCTCCTCCTGTTGCCCGCTTTAATGTCTCTCCTGCCACAGTAATTAACATTCCGGATTATACTTTCCGGTTTGAGGACGAGAGTACCGGGAACCCATTAGTGTGGTTCTGGGATTTTGGGGATAAACAAACGTCAATCCTGAAAAGCCCTTCTCATACTTACCTGGATACAGGAACTTATGTAGTTACCTTAAGGGTAACCAATCAGCAAGGCTGCTTTGCTACCACCTTCAAAAAAGTTTCTATAGTTGGCGTACCCGGTTATTTATTTCTGCCCAACTCCTTTTTGCCCGGTAGCGAGACGCCCGAACTCCGGATTTATAAGGCTAAAGGATCTGGAATTAAAAACTGGCGGATGAGTATCTTTAATAAATGGGGACAAGACTTATGGGAAACAACCAAGCTCGACGAAGGCCGGCCAGTTGAAGGCTGGGACGGATCATTCAAAGGAGAGCCAGCCCCGCAAGGCGTATATTTTTGGAAGATTGATGTCGAGTTCATTAATGGCATGGAATGGAAAGGGATGACTTACGATTCTTCAGCACCGAAAAGAACAGGAATTATCCACTTGATTAGATAAAGGAATATGAAACTGAGATCAACCTACATTTTGCTGCTATGCATGTTTGCCAGATCAATTGCTGCATTGGGTCAGGACCATATTTACTCCCAGTTTTTTAATGCGCCATTATATCTTAATCCCTCCTTAACAGGGCAGTTTGAAGGTGATTTCAGGATGAATATGATTTACCGGAACCAGTGGACTGGATTGAATGGTACGCTTTCTTATATCAATGCATCCGCCGATTTGAATATTCCCCATTTTGGAGGTGGAGTTGGTTTACAATTTAACCGCAGTTCTGAGGGCACTGCCTTTCTGGTCAAAAACAATATTGCAGCGACTTATTCTTATAGTGTAGGTACAGATGATTTCGTATTGTCCTTCGGTATTCAGGCTGGGTTCACTAACAGGCAGATCGACTGGAATAAACTGGTTTTTTCCGACCAGATTGATAACCGGCTCGGTTATATTCCAGGAAGTATCAGCGCGGCACAGCTACCCAGTCAGGCCAGTAAATTTTTCTTTGATCCTGCCGCAGGAGTCAACCTGGTGTACGGAAATTTCATGACTGGTGTTGCCGCTCATCATATTAACCAGCCGGACGAGTCTTTTAGTGGTGCACAGGCAAAACTACCAATGCGGCTTACCGGTTATGCCAGTTACAGAATCGCGCTTACCCAGAATTATACCTATGGCGTAGACGATGCGTCTTATGTGATTCCTTCCGTCGTCTATTACAAGCAGGGAAATGTGTCTTCGATGAGTGCCGGGGCACAGTTTAAGCATAAAGGGCTTAATTCAGGTCTTTGGTACCGCACCGCTGGTGAAGGCGGCCCGGACGCAATCGTAGTTTCCCTGATCTTCGATATCTTTACCGGACGCGAAAACGGGGAGAAGTTAAGAGTAGGTATCAGTCATGATGCGACCACTTCAAAAATAAACTATACCAATACCAACGGGACAACGGAAGCTAGTATTGGTTATCAAAAGTATTTCCCCAATAGTTCCAGCTTTAACAAGTTCAATGGCTTAAGGTGTTATGACTTCTATTAAAACCTTCCACTATCCTGCGTTCTTTCATTATCTTTAAAAAGATTAAAACTTTTACGCGAATTTCATCTTTTGGATACCATGGAAGAATTTATTGAAGGCAACCATTTTTTAACCCAAAGCGAGGTATATAAATTTTTACTGACCATATTATTGTGTGGGCTTATTGGTATTGAGCGCGAATTAAGAGCCAAACAAGCCGGATTAAAAACGATGATCATGATTGGCCTTGGCTCTACCCTTTTTACTATTTTATCTATTAAAATTGGTACAGGAAGTTATGACCGTATTGCTTCTAACATTGTAACCGGAATCGGCTTTCTGGGTGCGGGTGTAATCTTCAAAGAGGAAAACAGGGTCAGAGGATTAACCACTGCCTGTGTAATCTGGATTGTGGCTGCGATAGGTATGGCTGTAGGTGCTGGTTATTCTGAGCAATCTATCGGTGTAACCATCGTTGTTTTACTTGCACTTATTTTCTTCCCTTACGTAGAAGAATTCGTGCAAAACCGCTCCTCTTCAAGAGAATATAGGATTGTAAAGAAATACGAGAATGAAGGACTGGACAGCTACGAAGAACATTTTAAAATTGCGCGTTTAAAATTAAGCCGTGGTCAGCAGCGTATGTCTGATGGGATTATCAGCGGAACATGGACTGCAGTAGGCTCACCCAAAAACCATAAGCTATTTGTCGATCATATGTTACAAGATGAAAAAATTCTTGAATTTCAGTTCTAACCTCCTATAATTCATCTTAAACTATTTAGCTTTGTATCATGCATAGAGAACAAATCTCCGTATTTGATATTTTTAAGATCGGGATAGGCCCCTCGAGTTCACATACCCTTGGTCCCTGGAGGGCTGCCCAGCAGTTTACGGCTTCATTAGCTAACAAAGGCCTTTTGAGTGGTGTTGAACAGGTAAAAATATTGCTATATGGATCTCTTGCAAAGACAGGTCATGGTCACGGCACTGACATTGCTATTTTATTGGGGATGATGGGTGCGGATCCGGTGACTTTTGATGTCAACGCGATCGATTCTACAGTTGCAGCGATTAAAGCTGACCAACAGTTATTGTTAGGTGGCAGTCATCAGATCACTTTTGACTATACAGATGATTTAATTTTCCTTTATAAAGAGAGTTTACCTTTTCACCCGAATGCTGTAACTTTCCAGGCCTTCCTGACGAACGGCAGCGCATTTTCTGAAACCTACTATTCTATTGGTGGTGGTTTTGTAGTTAAAGAAGGTGAGACAGGTGGAGATAAAGAGCAGGTGGAGCTTCCTTTCCCAGTTGAAGTTGCGGGAGATTTATTACACTGGTGCTTAACTACTGGCTTAAAAGTTTCTGAAGTCGTGATGGAAAATGAACTGATGTGGCGTACAGAAGCGGAAACTAAAAAGGGTATGCTCCAGCATTTCAGAGTGATGAAAGAATGTACTTTCCGTGGTTGCCATACTGGTGGGTTTTTACCCGGAGGATTAAATGTTGGCCGCAGAGCAGCAGCCTTAAATAAAAGGCTGATTGGCGACAGAACCTATACAGATTACGAAAGCTGGATTCAAGCTATCAGAGCTGGCGGAAATAGTTTCAACTATACCTTAGACTGGGTGAGTTGTTTTGCTTTGGCTGTGAATGAAGAAAATGCATCATTCGGCCGCGTAGTAACAGCTCCGACCAATGGTGCTGCAGGTGTGATTCCGGCGGTATTACAATATTATATTGCTTTTTGTGATGGCTTTGAGGAAGAAAAAATTACCCAATTCATTGCCTGTGCATCTGAAATTGGAAGTATTTTCAAAAAAGGAGCAACGATATCGGCAGCAATGGGTGGCTGTCAGGCAGAGATTGGCGTTTCTTCTGCCATGGCTGCAGCTGCATTAACAGAGTGTATGGGCGGTTCTCAGCGACAGGTGATGATGGCTGCAGAAATTGCCATGGAACATCATTTAGGTTTAACGTGCGACCCTATTGGCGGTCTGGTTCAGATTCCTTGCATAGAACGGAATACCATGGGTGCAATTAAGGCAATTACTGCAAGTCAGCTGGCTTTGCAGAGTAACCCGGATAAGGCAAAGGTAAGTTTAGGCGCAGTTGTCAACACGATGTGGGAAACTGCACTGGATATGAACTCAAAATATAAAGAAACTTCTGATGGTGGTTTAGCAACCAACATTCCAATCAGCTTACCTGAGTGTTAATTATAGCTAGTTAAAAGCTTTGATAATGGATGGGCTGAGGCGATCTGCCCATTCTTTATACATTTTTCCTGAAGGATGCAGTCCGTCGGAGGCTACCAGCGCAGTGTTAGTTGCCGCATTTCTTGAACCTGGTGTGATGTCTGTATAGCTGATCCCTGCTTTGAGGCTTTCTTCTTTATTCACAGCATTAAAGGCATCTATTTCATTCGCGATAACTTTCACGTCTCTACCACTTTGTGCCCCATAAGGGGTTACTCCCCAATCAGGTATGGAAACCACAAAGACATGGGCTGCATTTCCGCCCGCAAAGGCAACAGCTGTTTTAAGCAGTGCGATGAACTCTTTACGGTAGGCCGCGATAGCATAACCTCTATACTGATCATTTACACCGATCAGCAAAGTCACCAGGTCATATTCCGGCAAAAATGTTTCCCCCTTAATTCCTGTAATCAATTCTCCTGCAGTCCACCCGGTTGTGGCAACAATTTTAGGGGCTGAAAAATGAAGTGATTGCCCGTTCAGGTTTTCTCTCAGTTGATAAGGAAAACTTTCTGCCTGGTTCACCGCTTCTCCAATGGTATAAGAATCTCCAAGCGCGAGATAAGTCAGTTCTGTGGGTGGATCAATTTGAGGTATATCAGTTTTATTCATGCCATTTATTGAATTTTTCCCACATCCTAACATGAAGAGCATCAGAATAGCTATTGTCGTTAACTTCATTCTAAAATTTACGAAAGATGCGCCGGGCCAGATGTTGAAGGTAATAATTTATAAGTATTGTTAGTGAATATGCGGTGCAAAAATCTTAAAAAGATAACTGATTGCAATGATTGATCCTGTGAGCATAAACAGCACATTAACGAGGATTTTACTTTTCAGGCCCCAGAAGTAATTGGCTGTAAGACTAATCACAATGGTCAAAAGTATAGGAACAGTAGCTGGATACAAATGGAAACTCTGTTGAAAGTCGCCTTTAAGCAAGGCTAGAAAAGAGCGCTGGAACCCGCAGCCCGGACAATCATAGCCGGTCAGATATTTAACAGGGCAAGGCAGCATATAATTACCCGCTTTCTCCAGTAAAAAAGAGAAAGCGGATAAAAGAAATATTTTAGGCATTGAATTAAGCCTCTGGTGTTGATGGCGGTATTGGTGTTGATGGCGGTGTCGGTGGGTTCGGTACCGCTGGTGGTGTAGTTGGTGCAGCCGTTGGCGTAACCGGAGGTTGATTAAAAGGATTGTTTGCTCCAAAAGGGCTATTCCCATTGAATGGGTTATTTGCACCAAATTGATTGTTAGGACCAAATCCGTTTGCTTCTTTAGCCGATGGGCCAAGATACCTTGCATCTGTAAGACCAAGCAGCGGGAAAAATATAAAAGGAAGCAAGATCAAACCAATCGTAAAGCCTTCAGATTTACCGAAGCTTTTAGACAACAAGTTCAATGCCCAGATACCAAAGATGATATTAGTACATGGCAGCAGCATCCATAAAATCCAGATTGGTGGCTTTCCTATAATTTCAAGCAAAACAATAATGTTATAAATAGGAACGATTGCTGCCCATCCTGGTTTTCCTGCTTTTTCGAAAACTCTCCACATAGAGTAGACAACCAGGACAAGAATAGCGAGATAAGTAAATCCTCCAAAAAGGCCTACTCCTGTAGACATCGGTGAAGATGAAGCGTTATAATCCATAATTTATTTAATTTTTATCCGGGTAAGATAAGAAAAAAATAAATAAATGTTTTACCAAAATCTGACAAATAACAAAGAATTAATAGAGTTCCATATGGAACAACTTGGCGATATGCATTTTAAGTACAGCTTTCACCTCAGCTAAATTTAATTCGTGACCAAGCTCTCTTTGCATCGAGGTTACATCCTTATCATCTATTCCACAAGGAATTATGTTTTTAAAATAATCAAGATCTGCATTTACGTTAAAAGCAAAACCATGCATCGTCACCCAGCGGCTGCAACGCACACCCAAAGCA is a window encoding:
- a CDS encoding PKD domain-containing protein, whose translation is MRKILTLFFALFLSIISFHSKAQLTLGTVDGGPYTPGSSISATFNIGESSCIKIGNTFSLVLVNAAGNETTIGTYNGFYSTFVNGVIPQGTSAGMGYKLRIKSSNPALNSDLSAAFEIKAGTPVTASLNAVASIISQNPRTFGSCNATDNTKYNFTNESTTDQVTATINNELNPGAPITLTYPAANNVNTFTAGLAHYTIFVKAKSPDGNIGTQAYLLINNLAVTAFRTTSGNTVCFPVGSFAYGVDVSKSDGIGANFPGNTYKIDWGDGDSNEYTFCDIKSNGSSVQHTFKKSSCGLTYTSGNQVTYNAFGVNVGVNSPYCGPIGTPISTTARVVSRPENKFNAPAVVCINDPIAVANQSTAGQNPNSNSSGCTDNIVFYTWYVDDVEVYVDKPVSFTPDFVFTTKGPHKIRLSARSAGSCQPEDVEQTICVQDPPKPSFTVTNAVICLTPGTLAPVNTTVLDNTCVNASPDYTWSVTPAAGVTFDPKTTNPQFKFAQIGVYTITLAVKSGTCTVISAPQKIVVNTQPQATLSPDVTLCATGNYTFNPTAGPTQTTLNGTAEEISGTYTWAVTSTGNYTFVSPDGPNTKYPTLNFADYATYTVTLTHTNNCGTVTRTQKIILSKSPKPEITTVANPVCYNAAISLTGNIIDRNPNTTFEWVGNGGIFSAPDNLITTYTPTAAERNAGVATVILRAQTGLPAPCASVETNLSVQIYPNNTGTNTTQNICSGQAAFHTPVSSVTGSTFTWTAANADGLATGFTASGSGPINQVITNTNATTNAVIIYTITPKSNGCDGVPYTFTVTVTPIPVVTATAAQPVICGNEAAGITLSSTIANTQYTWTSTATAGINGNTNQAVPIAVSAIQDILVNSGAVQGTVTYIITPVSTTGCQGTPITLVVKVDAAITIANAGPAQTLCAKTVTSLAGNTPKAGETGQWSVVSGTLVIADPSNPQTQVTGLTPGQAYVLKWTIRGAANCTPTASEVTINNLLPISNTITSSSTEVCYGQTIDINGDMPTGGTGTYTYLWESSADNGVTWNVISGETFKDLNFKLLTTLSFRRTVTSGPCPMLSNVIHVIAQPPIGNNTIAADQTICTGLIPAALTGSTPTGADGHFNYQWQSSPDDAVWTDISGAVFSGYTPLALTNTTFYRRIVSTQACNGALQSISPSVKITVKPNAKAEYTFTADNGCIPFVLNITAVPYPDRNATYTWYADGVQIGTGSDFPGYTIKVSNTTVVIKLVVTSSLGCTQDEFSHNFSTIENVLPAFTQSATEGCGPLKVNFINTSTSLTNATFFWDFGNGVTTTQVMPGQVTFQPDPLGKDTTYKVSLTATTSCGNVTVVSGVFVKARPIALFSPDKTVGCSPMKVTFSNTSPGGTNTYYYDFGDGTLLTKNDKSPVEHTYTTGAVKDYVVKMVAQNECGREETSYTIRVSPNTILPELVVNADEKEGCAPLKVNFYNNSKGASSFQYDFGDGTTLVTRSAPEVVTHTFTTSGTFTVKLTASNGCSDTTTTETIKVLPQPVVAFTGDMLLGCPGLVVQFKNTSSGGISYLWDFGDGTTSAEFEPKHTFDGSKEFYTVTLTATNTLGCSNASVLTDYIHIVPPPVARFNVSPATVINIPDYTFRFEDESTGNPLVWFWDFGDKQTSILKSPSHTYLDTGTYVVTLRVTNQQGCFATTFKKVSIVGVPGYLFLPNSFLPGSETPELRIYKAKGSGIKNWRMSIFNKWGQDLWETTKLDEGRPVEGWDGSFKGEPAPQGVYFWKIDVEFINGMEWKGMTYDSSAPKRTGIIHLIR
- a CDS encoding PorP/SprF family type IX secretion system membrane protein; this encodes MKLRSTYILLLCMFARSIAALGQDHIYSQFFNAPLYLNPSLTGQFEGDFRMNMIYRNQWTGLNGTLSYINASADLNIPHFGGGVGLQFNRSSEGTAFLVKNNIAATYSYSVGTDDFVLSFGIQAGFTNRQIDWNKLVFSDQIDNRLGYIPGSISAAQLPSQASKFFFDPAAGVNLVYGNFMTGVAAHHINQPDESFSGAQAKLPMRLTGYASYRIALTQNYTYGVDDASYVIPSVVYYKQGNVSSMSAGAQFKHKGLNSGLWYRTAGEGGPDAIVVSLIFDIFTGRENGEKLRVGISHDATTSKINYTNTNGTTEASIGYQKYFPNSSSFNKFNGLRCYDFY
- a CDS encoding MgtC/SapB family protein; this translates as MEEFIEGNHFLTQSEVYKFLLTILLCGLIGIERELRAKQAGLKTMIMIGLGSTLFTILSIKIGTGSYDRIASNIVTGIGFLGAGVIFKEENRVRGLTTACVIWIVAAIGMAVGAGYSEQSIGVTIVVLLALIFFPYVEEFVQNRSSSREYRIVKKYENEGLDSYEEHFKIARLKLSRGQQRMSDGIISGTWTAVGSPKNHKLFVDHMLQDEKILEFQF
- a CDS encoding L-serine ammonia-lyase → MHREQISVFDIFKIGIGPSSSHTLGPWRAAQQFTASLANKGLLSGVEQVKILLYGSLAKTGHGHGTDIAILLGMMGADPVTFDVNAIDSTVAAIKADQQLLLGGSHQITFDYTDDLIFLYKESLPFHPNAVTFQAFLTNGSAFSETYYSIGGGFVVKEGETGGDKEQVELPFPVEVAGDLLHWCLTTGLKVSEVVMENELMWRTEAETKKGMLQHFRVMKECTFRGCHTGGFLPGGLNVGRRAAALNKRLIGDRTYTDYESWIQAIRAGGNSFNYTLDWVSCFALAVNEENASFGRVVTAPTNGAAGVIPAVLQYYIAFCDGFEEEKITQFIACASEIGSIFKKGATISAAMGGCQAEIGVSSAMAAAALTECMGGSQRQVMMAAEIAMEHHLGLTCDPIGGLVQIPCIERNTMGAIKAITASQLALQSNPDKAKVSLGAVVNTMWETALDMNSKYKETSDGGLATNIPISLPEC
- a CDS encoding SGNH/GDSL hydrolase family protein, with translation MNKTDIPQIDPPTELTYLALGDSYTIGEAVNQAESFPYQLRENLNGQSLHFSAPKIVATTGWTAGELITGIKGETFLPEYDLVTLLIGVNDQYRGYAIAAYRKEFIALLKTAVAFAGGNAAHVFVVSIPDWGVTPYGAQSGRDVKVIANEIDAFNAVNKEESLKAGISYTDITPGSRNAATNTALVASDGLHPSGKMYKEWADRLSPSIIKAFN
- a CDS encoding DUF2752 domain-containing protein; protein product: MPKIFLLSAFSFLLEKAGNYMLPCPVKYLTGYDCPGCGFQRSFLALLKGDFQQSFHLYPATVPILLTIVISLTANYFWGLKSKILVNVLFMLTGSIIAISYLFKIFAPHIH
- a CDS encoding DUF5684 domain-containing protein, which translates into the protein MDYNASSSPMSTGVGLFGGFTYLAILVLVVYSMWRVFEKAGKPGWAAIVPIYNIIVLLEIIGKPPIWILWMLLPCTNIIFGIWALNLLSKSFGKSEGFTIGLILLPFIFFPLLGLTDARYLGPSAKEANGFGPNNQFGANNPFNGNSPFGANNPFNQPPVTPTAAPTTPPAVPNPPTPPSTPIPPSTPEA